The Apium graveolens cultivar Ventura chromosome 6, ASM990537v1, whole genome shotgun sequence genome contains a region encoding:
- the LOC141665294 gene encoding uncharacterized protein LOC141665294 translates to MDTQFFMFDPCPEGSFIDKNEFNTFFFSTFDKWRAQLCSVFRFIILINQCRVLLCRSKTGRSSVGSTVPPHEEEQNADAFKSAFEAASEAAAASEAAAAGASQAAVVCEAAYRNPGGKSGGDDYDKDSHDFKRFVADAQQPLFEGSDFTKLDSVLKLHNWKARFGVSDSAFSDLLSTVGSFLPQDNALPVNTYEANKTLSNLGLEYTKFHACPNECVLYRGVNEIASECPECKLSRWKVGKDGRERYKIPAKVMWYFPIIPRFKRMFKSSSTAELLTWHSNQRIHDGQMRHPADSPSWRNIDYRWPAFGSEPRNLRLALSADGINPHNNGLTNRYSCWPVVLVTYNLPPWLCMKRKFMMLTILVSGPHEPGNNLDVFLQPLVDDLKKLWEEGEPNVYDAFTKTFFTLRATLLWTINDFPAYGNLSGCVNKGYLGCPVCGDDTVANYLPYSRKICYQGHRRYLPRHHPYRKKKAAFNGQQEFGQPRQPLSGQEVLAQQEKIKFSYGKEVKKSKKVDCAWKKKSVFFELEYWKFHHVRHLPRYYAY, encoded by the exons TGGCGTGCTCAGCTTTGTTCTGTGTTTCGTTTCATCATTTTAATCAATCAGTGTCGTGTTCTGCTTTGCCG ATCCAAGACTGGTAGGTCGTCTGTTGGTAGCACAGTGCCTCCTCATGAAGAGGAGCAGAATGCAGATGCATTTAAATCAGCCTTTGAAGCTGCATCAGAAGCGGCTGCTGCATCGGAAGCGGCGGCTGCTGGTGCTTCACAAGCTGCTGTGGTTTGTGAAGCAGCATATCGTAATCCGGGGGGTAAATCAGGGGGCGATGACTACGATAAAGACTCGCATGATTTTAAGAGGTTTGTGGCCGATGCTCAACAACCTTTATTTGAGGGCAGCGACTTCACAAAATTAGATTCGGTGTTAAAATTACATAACTGGAAAGCGAGATTCGGTGTGAGTGATAGCGCATTTAGCGATCTTCTCTCTACAGTTGGCTCATTCCTACCTCAGGATAATGCATTACCTGTTAACACATATGAAGCAAATAAGACTCTTTCGAATTTAGGCCTCGAGTACACAAAATTCCACGCGTGTCCCAATGAATGTGTTCTATACAGGGGTGTAAATGAGATTGCTTCGGAGTGTCCAGAGTGCAAGCTATCTCGCTGGAAGGTGGGTAAGGATGGTAGAGAAAGGTATAAAATCCCGGCAAAAGTTATGTGGTACTTTCCGATCATCCCGAGATTTAAACGGATGTTTAAATCTTCTTCGACAGCTGAGTTGTTGACATGGCATTCcaaccaaagaattcatgatgGCCAGATGCGCCACCCTGCCGACTCTCCTTCTTGGCGGAATATCGATTACAGGTGGCCTGCCTTCGGAAGTGAGCCAAGAAATCTTCGACTAGCTTTGTCGGCTGATGGTATTAACCCACATAACAATGGGCTGACTAATCGGTATTCTTGTTGGCCGGTAGTATTGGTAACATATAATCTTCCTCCGTGGTTATGTATGAAGAGGAAATTTATGATGTTAACTATATTGGTCTCCGGTCCACATGAACCAGGTAACAACCTTGATGTGTTCTTACAACCGTTAGTTGATGATTTGAAAAAGCTTTGGGAAGAAGGTGAACCGAATGTATACGATGCCTTCACAAAAACTTTTTTCACTTTAAGGGCGACTTTGTTATGGACGATTAACGATTTCCCGGCATATGGTAATTTGTCTGGTTGTGTCAACAAGGGTTATTTGGGTTGTCCAGTGTGTGGTGATGATACCGTTGCTAACTATTTACCTTATAGTAGGAAAATATGTTACCAAGGTCATCGTCGGTATTTGCCTAGGCATCATCCATACAGGAAGAAGAAGGCAGCCTTTAATGGTCAACAAGAGTTTGGACAGCCAAGGCAACCCCTTTCCGGACAAGAGGTGTTGGCACAacaagaaaaaattaaattttcttATGGAAAGGAAGTAAAGAAGTCGAAGAAGGTGGACTGTGCTTGGAAGAAGAAGTCAGTATTTTTTGAGTTGGAATACTGGAAATTCCATCACGTTCGTCACTTGCCTCGATATTATGCATATTGA
- the LOC141665295 gene encoding uncharacterized protein LOC141665295, whose amino-acid sequence MSRAVHGVPLEPGFVRVGVDGSIQDDALVPVPVVGEIETVQQAIGSHLAWPKDMIIYTSTTGSEKRKNARNVSEVQRMHNAFNSVKPKDNVPPRFRLLYKFASTVMKESGNSTPVPCDFQIFGIERTIYLLHENILELLEFKMIGQSAISTYMAYLYSVFRDRPGRDCHRCLLFFIRPHTS is encoded by the exons ATGAGTAGAGCGGTTCATGGAGTGCCTCTAGAACCAGGATTTGTTCGTGTTGGGGTGGACGGAAGCATCCAGGATGATGCTTTGGTGCCTGTTCCTGTGGTTGGTGAGATAGAAACCGTCCAGCAAGCCATCGGTTCTCATTTGGCATGGCCCAAAGACATGATCATATACACCTCCACTACTGGTTCCGAG AAAAGGAAAAATGCGCGGAATGTGAGTGAGGTGCAAAGAATGCATAATGCATTTAATTCTGTGAAGCCAAAGGACAATGTGCCTCCTCGCTTTAGGCTTTTGTACAAATTTGCATCGACAGTGATGAAGGAAAGTGGAAATTCGACACCGGTTCCATGTGATTTTCAAATCTTTGGAATTGAAAGAACTATATATTTGCTTCATGAGAACATACTTGAATTGCTAGAGTTTAAAATGATTGGACAGTCTGCTATATCAACATACATGGC gtATTTGTATTCAGTGTTTCGGGATAGGCCGGGTAGAGATTGTCATCGATGTTTGCTTTTCTTCATCCGTCCACATACAAGTTGA